A region of the Clostridium estertheticum subsp. estertheticum genome:
AAAAATATATTAGTAAACTTGGAAAAGAAAAAAAGCCAATGGTAGATTTATATAGAAAGTTAATGAAAATAGTTATTAAATATCATAAGATAGCAGGTACAATAGCAATATTTACTGTACTTACTCATTTTATCATTGCTTTTTCTGCAGGTCGTATTAGTATAACTGGAATAGTTGCAGCATCGTTTATGGTCATCATATTCTTGTTAGGTGTATATGGTGCTTTTATAAATAAAAATCGAAAAGGTATGTGGCTTAAAGTTCACCGCACTATGGCATTTGTATTATTATTAGCTATAGTTATTCATATTATATAAATATTACTCAAATAACATAACTTTAAAAAATAATTACTGAGGAGAATATAAATTTGAAAGACAAGTTAGATAAAAAGTATCTTGAATGCGTATTATATGTTGTGCTAGGGGCAACCCTAATATTTATAAGTTATAATGTAGTATTTAATTTCAAAGTATTATTTACAACTACCATTGGTATAATAAATGCTATAGCTTCAATTATATCGCCACTTATTGTTGGTTGCATAATTGCTTATCTACTATATCCGTTATCAAAGATTATAAATACTTTTTTAGTTAAGTCACTAAAACTCAAATATAAGCCACATTTGATAAGTATTCTGCTAACATATTTAGTAGTGATTTTATTAATTGTTATACTTATTTATAGTATGTATGCAATGATTGGTGGACAAATTAGTAGCAATCAAACCTTATCGGTTATGTTTGCAACTATAACTGATTATATAAAACGATATAATGAATTTTTTGATTATATTAACAGGAAAATTACGCAGAGTGGTCTTTCTCTTGATCTAAAAGGTTATTTATCTCAAGCTATAACGCAAGTATATTCCTATTTATCGGTCTCTATAAATAGCATTATTATGCTATTTGCAGGTATAGGCAATATTCTTGTGAATAGTTTTATTGGCTTATTCATTTCCTTTTATTTGTTAAAGGACCATGATTTTTTTAAGAAACTTTATATAAATTCTGTGGGACTTATAATGAGAGAAAGAAGGTTTAACAGCCTTAATAAAACTATATTTGAAATTAATGATATTATATCTAGCTTTATAAGAGGGCAATTGCTTGATGGGTTAATAGTTGGCTTAATTAGCAGTATTGGACTATCAGTTATAGGACTTGATTTTGCTTTTCTTATAGGGTTAACAGCAGGTATTGCCAATATTATACCTTATGTTGGTCCACTAATTGGTTGTATTCCAGCAATTATTATTGGTCTTCTTAGTCCAAATCCAATTATGGCTGTTTGGGCAGTTCTTCTACTGCTTGCAGTTCAGCAACTTGATAGTGCTGTTATATCACCAAAAGTTGTAGGAGACAGTATGGGACTTCATCCAATATTCGTAATTATGGCAATAACCATAGGGGGTTCAATAGCAGGTATAATGGGAATGCTTTTATCTGTACCTATTGCTGGTATAATAAAATTATTTATAATGAAGATTATAACAAGGCATTCAGAGGTTAAAAACATGGAAGGTAAGTAGATACAAGATACATATGTGTATTTTAGAAACAAAGAAGGAATATTTAGAATCTTGTAGAATCTTATATTATAATGCACTAATTAATAGAGTTGCACTATAATAAGTTAAAGAGATTAATGTAAAGGAGAAAAAATGGAGAAAGATAAGAAAATTGCAGTTTTGATTGATGCTGATAATGTGTCTGATAAATATATAAAGTATATCATTGATGAAATCTCGAATCATGGTACACCCACGTATAAAAGAATTTATGGAGATTGGACTAAACCTCAACTAGCTTCATGGAAAAATGTATTGCTTAATTATTCTATAAGCCCAATACAACAATATAGCTATACTACAGGTAAAAATTCAACGGATGCAGCACTTATAATAGATGCTATGGACATACTCTATTCAAATAATGTTGATGGATTTTGTATAGTATCTAGTGATAGTGATTTTACTAAATTGGCAGCTAGGCTTCGGGAAGCTGGTATGTATGTTATTGGTATGGGAGAAAAGAAGACTCCTACGCCGTTCATCTCTGCTTGCGAGAAGTTTAAGTATCTTGAAGTATTAGCATCGATGGCACCAAAACATACTGAGGTACCTATTACTAAGGGAACACAAGCTCAAGAAGATTTAAAGGGTGGTATGATAAGCTCTATTAAGTTAGTAGAAGCTATTAAAACCATTATAACTGAGATTTCAGATGAAGATGGTTGGGCATTCTTAGGGGAATTAGGTAGTACTCTTAATAAAAGGTATCCAGACTTTGATACTAGAAATTATGGGTATACAAAACTTACACCGTTTGTTGCATCTCTAAATATTTTTGAGATTAGGTCAACGAAAACTAGTAATCCAAGTATAAGTCTTAAATACATCAGAAATAAAGAGTAATATTTTTATATAATTGAATTGTTAAGAGGGAGTAGTTATAACAATAAAGTCAACATACTGGTGTATATAACACCTGGCTTTATGACCTTAAAGGTAACGAGACTTTTAACATAATTCTATTGAATTATGTTAAGGGTCTCGTTTTTTATTATACAAATAGGGGGTAATTTATAATGAACAAAAAAATGCCAGTATTATTTATTGGTCACGGTAGTCCTATGAATGCAGTATTAAATAATGAATATACAGAGGCTATACGTCAATTAACTCAAAATATACCTAGGCCTGAAGCTATTTTAGTAATCTCGGCCCATTGGGAGACTGAGGGTACATTTATTACATCATCAGATGAACCTGAGCAAATTTATGATTTTTATGGTTTTCCAGATGAACTGTATAATATTAAATATAATCCTACTGGATCTAAAAAATATGCACAGATTGTAGCTGAGGAACTTAAGGATTCTCATGTAATACTAACAGAAAAATGGGGATTGGACCATGGTGCTTGGGCTGTACTATCGCATTTGTATCCTAAGGCTGATATACCAGTGTTTCAAATGAGTCTGAATAAATTAGGGGATGAACAGTATCATTATGATCTTGGTAGAAAACTTTCGAAACTTCGTGAAAAAGGAATTTTAATTATAGGAAGTGGAGATATTGTGCATAATTTAGGAATAATGGACTATGATATGGATGCAACTCCATTTGAATGGGCGACTGAATTTGATAATTATATTTGTGATGCTATTTTAAATAGAAAGCATGATAAAATTATAAATTATCAAAAAATAGGGAAAAGTGCCAAGTTATCTGTACCTACAAAGGAACACTATTTACCATTACTCTATATAGCTGGAATACAGGATGAAGAAGATGAAGTTAATTTTATATATAAGGGTATACAACATAGTTCTATGTCTATGACAAGTATAAAAATAGGATGAAAATAAGGAAAAAAAATAGACAATAATATCATTTTGTGAAATAGTATATAAATCTAGGAGTGTAAAACATGGAAGAAAAATATAATAATTTAAAAATTGCAGAAAGAGGCGCTCGTATAAGTATTCTTGCTTATATAGTACTCTCTGCATTAAAGCTAGGAATTGGATATTTTTCTTGATATAATAGTTGTAGTTAGCGCAGACTTAAGTGTAGTTGAAGGCCGCAATATCACGGAAGAAATTGAAGGTAAATTGGGAAGTGAGCTTAATATTACTGAAGCAGTGGTCCATGTAGAACCTGAAATTAAATCAGATCAAAATGGTGTAGAATGAAATCCGCACCATTTTTTTAATTGAGAGGATAATTAATGTTTCCTTTTTCTAAATCCATTAGGAGAGACACCCAGATATTTTTTGAAAGTGGTGCAAAAGTGACTTTGACTATTAAATCCGGATTTAAAAGAAATCATTTCTAGTGGATAAGAAGTGTTGTCTAAGAAATCTTTTGCTGCATTAGTTCTACATATATTTATGTACTCGCAAAATTTGAATCCAGTACTCTCTTTAAAAAGATAACACAAATAGTTGCTACTGATATGAACATGGTTTGCAACTTTTTCTAGAGTTATCTTTTTTTCAATATTTGAGTGAATGTAGCTCAAAGCATGTTCTATGATTTTATTCTCAGATATTGGTTTACTCTTATGCAAAATTTCAATGTAGCTTTTAATTATTTGTTCTCCTACGGAAATTAAGTCATCTTTCATATGATGAGTATCCATAAGCTTAAGATTTTGATAACATAAATCCTCCAGGTTTATTGAAGGGTTATTGCAAAAATAGGTGTATATAAAGATATTAATTGAATAGAGTAAT
Encoded here:
- a CDS encoding AI-2E family transporter, with the translated sequence MKDKLDKKYLECVLYVVLGATLIFISYNVVFNFKVLFTTTIGIINAIASIISPLIVGCIIAYLLYPLSKIINTFLVKSLKLKYKPHLISILLTYLVVILLIVILIYSMYAMIGGQISSNQTLSVMFATITDYIKRYNEFFDYINRKITQSGLSLDLKGYLSQAITQVYSYLSVSINSIIMLFAGIGNILVNSFIGLFISFYLLKDHDFFKKLYINSVGLIMRERRFNSLNKTIFEINDIISSFIRGQLLDGLIVGLISSIGLSVIGLDFAFLIGLTAGIANIIPYVGPLIGCIPAIIIGLLSPNPIMAVWAVLLLLAVQQLDSAVISPKVVGDSMGLHPIFVIMAITIGGSIAGIMGMLLSVPIAGIIKLFIMKIITRHSEVKNMEGK
- a CDS encoding cation transporter dimerization domain-containing protein, which gives rise to MDIFLDIIVVVSADLSVVEGRNITEEIEGKLGSELNITEAVVHVEPEIKSDQNGVE
- the ygiD gene encoding 4,5-DOPA dioxygenase extradiol, with product MNKKMPVLFIGHGSPMNAVLNNEYTEAIRQLTQNIPRPEAILVISAHWETEGTFITSSDEPEQIYDFYGFPDELYNIKYNPTGSKKYAQIVAEELKDSHVILTEKWGLDHGAWAVLSHLYPKADIPVFQMSLNKLGDEQYHYDLGRKLSKLREKGILIIGSGDIVHNLGIMDYDMDATPFEWATEFDNYICDAILNRKHDKIINYQKIGKSAKLSVPTKEHYLPLLYIAGIQDEEDEVNFIYKGIQHSSMSMTSIKIG
- a CDS encoding helix-turn-helix transcriptional regulator; amino-acid sequence: MKNLLNHTDLALNIGNNNLETSINIYTNKITVFLSSSNNTNELKKLLYSINIFIYTYFCNNPSINLEDLCYQNLKLMDTHHMKDDLISVGEQIIKSYIEILHKSKPISENKIIEHALSYIHSNIEKKITLEKVANHVHISSNYLCYLFKESTGFKFCEYINICRTNAAKDFLDNTSYPLEMISFKSGFNSQSHFCTTFKKYLGVSPNGFRKRKH
- a CDS encoding NYN domain-containing protein produces the protein MEKDKKIAVLIDADNVSDKYIKYIIDEISNHGTPTYKRIYGDWTKPQLASWKNVLLNYSISPIQQYSYTTGKNSTDAALIIDAMDILYSNNVDGFCIVSSDSDFTKLAARLREAGMYVIGMGEKKTPTPFISACEKFKYLEVLASMAPKHTEVPITKGTQAQEDLKGGMISSIKLVEAIKTIITEISDEDGWAFLGELGSTLNKRYPDFDTRNYGYTKLTPFVASLNIFEIRSTKTSNPSISLKYIRNKE